The genomic stretch CTTCATTCTCTTCCTGCGAGAGGCCGTCCGGCCCGAAAAAAAAAGTTTTCTGCTGTTCACCGCCGGCGCCTGCGTCCGCCGCCGAAGCCGCGGCCACGGCCGCACCCGTATGGGATTCCGCCTCGCCCGAGGCTGTAAACCGACTGCTGCACCGGTGCCTCGCGGGCGATCTCGCCCGTCTCTCCGGCAGTGCTGCCCTCTGCCGGCGGCTGCGGCGGCAGGACACACCGGCCCATGCGCCGCCCGGCCATCGGCCCCATACCCCGGGGCCCGGTACCATCGAATTCTGGCATTTTTGTTCACCTCAGTTGTAGCATATTACCCATATGCGCAAAATAATAGAGAATTATCCCTGTTGACAGGGCATGCTCACCCATGAACAGACCGTAAAATCTTCACGCATAACCGCCGATATCGCCCCCTGCAAGACCGGCTTCCTCCGGAACACTGCATGCCAAAGTTTACTGTCGATCAGGTTCCACCCCAGATACACAGAACGGCCGAACGTATCATGCCCTCCACACCAGTATCCAACGAACTGCTCATCCCTCGCGCCACCATTGACGAACTCGAAGACGGCGTGCTCCTGCTCGACGCCGATAGACGTGTCGTGCGGGTCAACCGGGTCTTTCAGAGCCTTCTATCGCTGCCGGACACCAGGGATCTCACCGGGGCGGACGGGATGGCGCTCGTCCGTACCCATCTTGCACCGCTCATCGACGATGTGGAAACTGCCGGACGGCTGCTCGAAGCGCTCCGGGACAGAGAACCGCTCTCCGGGTTGGAGTGCCGGATCGCTCCCGACCGGTGGATGGCGTGCTCGGTCAGGGTTCCGGGCGACGGCACGGCACTCCTCCTCGTCAGCGACATCTCCGCGAGGAAGAAGAGCGAACAGAGGTGCCGCCGTCTCGAAGCGGAGCAGAGGCACTACCGGGAACTCTTCGACCTCGCCCCCGACGGCTACTTCGTCTGCGACCCAGAGGGAACGATCCTCGACGTGAACCGGGCGGGAGCCCTCCTCCTCGCGAAAGACCGCCGGAACCTGATCGGAACGCCCGGAACAGATCACATCGCCCCCGAGGACAGGAATGCCTACCGTGACCTCGTCGCGCAGTTCGGGGACGGAGCCCCGGGCCCCCTGCGGGGGATCGAGGTCCGGGTGCAGCCGGCGACGGGTGAGCCCATTCCCGTCTCCCTTTCCGCTGCGGCCGTCTATGACGACCGGGACAGCCTCACGGAGATCCTGTTGCTTGCCCGGGACATCACCCACAGGACGCAGGTGGACGCGGAACGGGAGCGTCTGCTCGCCGAGAACCAGTTGCTCGCGGCGAACCTTGCAAAAGAGAGCGACGTTCTCCGGACGATCATGGAGCACACCGACGTCCACCTCGCCTACCTCGATCCCGGGTTCAGGTTCGTTCGCGTGAACACGGCCTATGCAGGAGGTTCGGGGTACGCGAAGGAGGAACTTCTCGGGCGAGGGCATTTCGACCTCTTCCCGAACCCGGAGAACCAGGCAATCTTCGAGCAGGTGCGCGAAACCGGGGAGGCATTCCGGATATACGCAAAACCGTTCGTCTACGAGAACCA from Methanoculleus chikugoensis encodes the following:
- a CDS encoding DUF5320 domain-containing protein; this translates as MPEFDGTGPRGMGPMAGRRMGRCVLPPQPPAEGSTAGETGEIAREAPVQQSVYSLGRGGIPYGCGRGRGFGGGRRRRR